Proteins encoded together in one Juglans regia cultivar Chandler chromosome 9, Walnut 2.0, whole genome shotgun sequence window:
- the LOC109014248 gene encoding uncharacterized protein LOC109014248 isoform X2 — MMSGGRSEVRLWLCNTIAGIRSITSHHQCELFASLLRSKPRKRALASQLLQMIFEKRPQKAGLILAKKSYVLKKFFQGNPRRILQWFSNFAAGGGLDHRKGAKALSQFAFVNRDICWEELEWKGKHGQSPAMVATKPHYFLDLDVQQTVENFLVNVPEFWSSNEFAESLKDGEILFVDRQFFVEYFVDLMYEEDSRDVWEVINQFLFEESFSSLCHHLLIILEERDLHSFLELLCKLLDPRMEPKEFGNSSYLFEVIISKCGNCGSIDQMMLLNAIITQGRQLLRFLHEEGGLEEHSKIKDIMSRLRAIPSNANSLVPIFMQCFKKRTIKAIKWLGLQAWVLYYILSEECHTLDSWELLFRDNNMGFRRSNQYRLLDHDELSEESDSDSGRKASIRVKHRRKEKRRKRRKSFGGDDSRDNELPDFYAINTRGLQANAASWLLSIDGYSVSWSSVDLPEHISKHCLSTWMKLVFAKWE, encoded by the exons ATGATGTCCGGAGGTCGATCAGAGGTTCGATTATGGCTTTGTAACACTATAGCAGGCATACGTTCTATCACTTCGCACCACCAGTGTGAGCTATTTGCGAGCTTACTGAGATCTAAGCCACGGAAGCGGGCCTTGGCATCCCAACTCCTacaaatgatatttgagaaaagGCCTCAGAAAGCGGGGCTCATCTTAGCCAAGAAAAGCTACGTTCTCAAGAAATTCTTTCAAG GAAATCCGAGGCGTATATTGCAATGGTTTTCTAATTTTGCCGCTGGTGGTGGACTGGATCACAGAAAAGGTGCCAAGGCGTTATCCCAATTTGCTTTTGTAAATCGGGATATCTGTTGGGAGGAACTCGAATGGAAGGGAAAACATGGTCAGTCACCTGCAATGGTTGCTACAAAGCCCCATTACTTTCTAGATTTGGACGTCCAACAAACTGTCGAGAATTTCCTTGTCAATGTGCCTGAATTTTGGTCATCCAATGAGTTTGCTGAGTCTCTAAAAGATGGTGAGATTTTGTTCGTTGATAGACAATTCTTTGTAGAATATTTTGTTGATTTGATgtatgaagaggattcaagagATGTATGGGAAGTCATAAATCAGTTCCTATTTGAAGAATCTTTCTCTTCGTTGTGCCACCACCTTCTTATTATTCTTGAAGAGAGGGACTTGCATAGTTTTTTGGAATTGCTTTGTAAACTTCTTGACCCGAGAATGGAACCTAAGGAATTTGGAAATTCATCTTACTTGTTTGAGGTTATAATTTCTAAGTGCGGTAATTGCGGATCTATTGATCAGATGATGTTGTTAAATGCGATTATTACACAAGGGCGCCAACTTCTACGGTTTCTACACGAGGAAGGGGGCCTGGAGgaacattcaaaaataaaagacattaTGTCACGGCTTCGTGCAATACCAAGCAATGCCAATAGTTTGGTGCCTATTTTCATGCAATGCTTCAAAAAAAGGACCATTAAAGCGATAAAATGGCTGGGTCTTCAGGCTTGggttctttattatatattgtctGAGGAGTGCCATACTCTTGATTCCTGGGAACTGTTATTCAGAGATAATAACATGGGTTTTCGCAGATCAAATCAATATAGATTGCTAGATCATGATGAACTGTCAGAAGAAAGTGATTCTGATTCAGGTCGTAAAGCATCAATCAGAGTCAAACacaggaggaaagaaaaaagaagaaagagaagaaaaagctTTGGTGGTGATGACAGCCGTGACAATGAGTTGCCTGATTTTTATGCTATCAATACAAGGGGTTTGCAAGCTAATGCTGCAAGTTGGTTGCTCTCTATCGATGGATATTCTGTGTCTTGGAGCAGT GTGGACTTGCCAGAACATATTTCTAAGCATTGTTTGTCTACGTGGATGAAATTGGTTTTTGCAAAGTGGGAATGA
- the LOC109014248 gene encoding uncharacterized protein LOC109014248 isoform X1 translates to MIYMFLSEPIWDENGDDASSGVRISLLNELESVIWSLMMSGGRSEVRLWLCNTIAGIRSITSHHQCELFASLLRSKPRKRALASQLLQMIFEKRPQKAGLILAKKSYVLKKFFQGNPRRILQWFSNFAAGGGLDHRKGAKALSQFAFVNRDICWEELEWKGKHGQSPAMVATKPHYFLDLDVQQTVENFLVNVPEFWSSNEFAESLKDGEILFVDRQFFVEYFVDLMYEEDSRDVWEVINQFLFEESFSSLCHHLLIILEERDLHSFLELLCKLLDPRMEPKEFGNSSYLFEVIISKCGNCGSIDQMMLLNAIITQGRQLLRFLHEEGGLEEHSKIKDIMSRLRAIPSNANSLVPIFMQCFKKRTIKAIKWLGLQAWVLYYILSEECHTLDSWELLFRDNNMGFRRSNQYRLLDHDELSEESDSDSGRKASIRVKHRRKEKRRKRRKSFGGDDSRDNELPDFYAINTRGLQANAASWLLSIDGYSVSWSSVDLPEHISKHCLSTWMKLVFAKWE, encoded by the exons atgatttatatgtttttgtCAGAGCCGATATGGGATGAGAATGGAGATGATGCCTCTTCCGGTGTTAGAATATCTCTCTTGAATGAATTGGAATCGGTTATTTGGTCGCTGATGATGTCCGGAGGTCGATCAGAGGTTCGATTATGGCTTTGTAACACTATAGCAGGCATACGTTCTATCACTTCGCACCACCAGTGTGAGCTATTTGCGAGCTTACTGAGATCTAAGCCACGGAAGCGGGCCTTGGCATCCCAACTCCTacaaatgatatttgagaaaagGCCTCAGAAAGCGGGGCTCATCTTAGCCAAGAAAAGCTACGTTCTCAAGAAATTCTTTCAAG GAAATCCGAGGCGTATATTGCAATGGTTTTCTAATTTTGCCGCTGGTGGTGGACTGGATCACAGAAAAGGTGCCAAGGCGTTATCCCAATTTGCTTTTGTAAATCGGGATATCTGTTGGGAGGAACTCGAATGGAAGGGAAAACATGGTCAGTCACCTGCAATGGTTGCTACAAAGCCCCATTACTTTCTAGATTTGGACGTCCAACAAACTGTCGAGAATTTCCTTGTCAATGTGCCTGAATTTTGGTCATCCAATGAGTTTGCTGAGTCTCTAAAAGATGGTGAGATTTTGTTCGTTGATAGACAATTCTTTGTAGAATATTTTGTTGATTTGATgtatgaagaggattcaagagATGTATGGGAAGTCATAAATCAGTTCCTATTTGAAGAATCTTTCTCTTCGTTGTGCCACCACCTTCTTATTATTCTTGAAGAGAGGGACTTGCATAGTTTTTTGGAATTGCTTTGTAAACTTCTTGACCCGAGAATGGAACCTAAGGAATTTGGAAATTCATCTTACTTGTTTGAGGTTATAATTTCTAAGTGCGGTAATTGCGGATCTATTGATCAGATGATGTTGTTAAATGCGATTATTACACAAGGGCGCCAACTTCTACGGTTTCTACACGAGGAAGGGGGCCTGGAGgaacattcaaaaataaaagacattaTGTCACGGCTTCGTGCAATACCAAGCAATGCCAATAGTTTGGTGCCTATTTTCATGCAATGCTTCAAAAAAAGGACCATTAAAGCGATAAAATGGCTGGGTCTTCAGGCTTGggttctttattatatattgtctGAGGAGTGCCATACTCTTGATTCCTGGGAACTGTTATTCAGAGATAATAACATGGGTTTTCGCAGATCAAATCAATATAGATTGCTAGATCATGATGAACTGTCAGAAGAAAGTGATTCTGATTCAGGTCGTAAAGCATCAATCAGAGTCAAACacaggaggaaagaaaaaagaagaaagagaagaaaaagctTTGGTGGTGATGACAGCCGTGACAATGAGTTGCCTGATTTTTATGCTATCAATACAAGGGGTTTGCAAGCTAATGCTGCAAGTTGGTTGCTCTCTATCGATGGATATTCTGTGTCTTGGAGCAGT GTGGACTTGCCAGAACATATTTCTAAGCATTGTTTGTCTACGTGGATGAAATTGGTTTTTGCAAAGTGGGAATGA